The following coding sequences lie in one Desulfovibrio psychrotolerans genomic window:
- a CDS encoding C39 family peptidase — protein MPPSDTQTIADVPFHAQEDYQCGPASLAGVLNFLGDPATPDQIALAVYRPELRGSVSLDLALYPRNRGYSSRFWRGTVEDIIRNVDAGRPLVLMLDLGVGPVSTYHYLVAVGYAPQGLIANTGRRKHALLPWADVLRTWERADNWTLLVESKTL, from the coding sequence ATGCCGCCATCGGATACCCAAACCATTGCAGACGTGCCCTTCCACGCTCAGGAAGATTACCAGTGCGGCCCGGCCTCTCTGGCCGGCGTGCTCAATTTCTTGGGCGATCCGGCCACGCCCGACCAAATTGCTCTGGCGGTGTACAGGCCAGAATTACGCGGCTCAGTGAGTCTGGACTTGGCGCTGTATCCCCGCAACAGAGGCTATTCATCGCGTTTCTGGCGGGGGACAGTTGAGGATATAATACGTAACGTGGATGCAGGCCGCCCCTTGGTGCTCATGCTTGATCTGGGCGTAGGCCCGGTGAGTACCTACCATTACCTAGTGGCTGTGGGCTACGCCCCGCAAGGACTCATTGCTAACACCGGCCGCAGGAAGCATGCGCTCCTGCCCTGGGCAGATGTCCTGCGAACGTGGGAACGGGCTGACAACTGGACACTTCTGGTGGAGTCCAAAACGCTATGA